A single genomic interval of SAR324 cluster bacterium harbors:
- a CDS encoding FliI/YscN family ATPase, which translates to MQTQIYSNLGDYIEEMHRFPKIQLEGRVIQMIGQIIEAYNPGCSMGNLCHIFNPADMSQTLGEIVGFRKDRILVMPLKNIHNVGPKCRVIPVHRPPTIQVGEGLLGRVVNPMLEPLDGLGDISTNTDAPLYPEVINPLDRPRITRPLDVGIRAINASLTCGRGQRVGILAGSGVGKSVLLGMMARYTDADVNVIALIGERGREVKDFIENNLGADGLKRSVVIVATSDQPPLLRMRGAYVATTIAEYFRNMGLDVLLTMDSLTRFAMAQREIGLAAGEPPTTKGYPPSVYSMLPLLLERAGTAGEQGSITGFYTVLVEGDDMNDPIGDAVRAIVDGHIILSRSISAKGHYPSIDILQSASRVMGDVVSPQYRQLSQLLRRTLATYRESEDLINIGAYVKGSNPEIDYALAKYRQIEAFLQQNVEDHSTLTECEAKLLQLFRDRM; encoded by the coding sequence ATGCAGACACAGATCTACTCTAATCTTGGCGATTATATTGAAGAAATGCACCGGTTTCCCAAAATTCAGTTGGAAGGCCGGGTGATTCAGATGATTGGTCAGATCATCGAAGCCTATAATCCGGGTTGCTCGATGGGCAATCTGTGCCACATTTTCAATCCTGCCGATATGTCGCAAACCCTGGGCGAAATCGTTGGTTTTCGTAAAGACCGTATCCTGGTCATGCCGCTGAAAAATATTCATAATGTCGGCCCGAAATGCCGGGTGATTCCTGTGCACCGTCCACCAACGATTCAGGTTGGCGAAGGCTTACTCGGACGCGTGGTCAATCCCATGCTTGAACCTCTGGATGGACTGGGCGATATTTCTACAAATACTGATGCCCCTTTGTATCCTGAAGTGATCAACCCACTGGACCGTCCGAGGATTACACGTCCGCTGGATGTTGGAATCCGTGCGATCAATGCCAGTCTTACCTGTGGCAGAGGACAACGTGTCGGAATTCTCGCGGGTTCAGGCGTTGGAAAATCTGTTCTTCTGGGAATGATGGCCCGCTATACGGATGCGGATGTCAACGTCATCGCACTCATCGGTGAACGAGGACGGGAAGTGAAGGATTTTATTGAAAACAACCTTGGCGCTGACGGTCTCAAACGATCTGTAGTGATTGTGGCGACTTCCGATCAACCGCCATTGCTGAGGATGCGCGGGGCCTATGTTGCCACAACCATTGCGGAATATTTCCGTAATATGGGCCTCGATGTGCTGTTGACCATGGATTCTCTGACACGCTTCGCAATGGCACAGCGTGAAATCGGACTTGCCGCCGGGGAACCGCCCACCACCAAAGGATACCCGCCCTCCGTTTATTCCATGCTTCCACTGCTTCTTGAAAGAGCCGGAACAGCGGGTGAGCAAGGCAGTATCACTGGTTTTTATACCGTACTGGTTGAAGGGGATGACATGAATGATCCCATTGGAGACGCGGTCAGAGCGATTGTGGATGGCCACATCATTCTCAGTCGCAGTATCAGCGCGAAAGGACACTATCCGTCCATTGACATTCTGCAATCCGCCAGTCGGGTCATGGGGGATGTTGTGTCACCTCAATATCGTCAGTTGTCACAATTGTTGCGGCGAACTTTGGCTACTTACAGGGAATCGGAAGATTTGATCAACATCGGAGCGTATGTCAAAGGCAGCAATCCTGAAATTGATTATGCCTTGGCCAAA